DNA sequence from the Microtus ochrogaster isolate Prairie Vole_2 unplaced genomic scaffold, MicOch1.0 UNK89, whole genome shotgun sequence genome:
CAAGCTCAATCCCTAAAACACGTGGTAGAAGGAAGGAATGCCTCCCAGAggtggtcctctgacttccacacacgaTGTGATACACGCACACCACCCCTGCACACACAAATCAGTAAGTGTCaacagaaattttaaactttaagcATGTGTGGCTGAAGAGTGCGGCCCAGAGCATGGGATGCGCTAGGCAAGTGTCCTACCACTGAGCATAGCCCAGCCCCTAGGAGTtagatgtgtgtgcgtgtgtccatactgaaatgaaggaaaagagaagaaccAGCTCTCCTAGCCCTTGTTCCcacaagaaaatgggaaagagttTCAAGTTCTCAGCTACAATTGGCTTTGAGTCAATCACTGAGCTGATTCCAAGAGTggaaagttgaaaatattttccaaaatcttCCGGGAAAAATTCCAGTCTCAAGGGCTACACCTCCCAGAGCTATTAATTTTCCAtctaaacaaaaaacccaagagatTAAAAGAAGAGTCCTGATGCAATTGCATCCCCAGGGTCTCTATCTTCAGAGAGCACTTTTAATGGCACCTCAGAGCAAAGCAAGTGATATTGGCAGAAAACTGCTCTCTGAAAAGGTTCTGTCAGGAAGACATTCTAGAAAAAGTGTGGGCAGGTGTGTATGGACCTGGGCATTGAGGGAGCTGGACAGGGACTTTGGGACTCCTGGGTATCTCTGTGAGACTAGAAAGGACTTGGTGATgtccatattttatttcatgattgGGCCAGGTTTGAGGGTATGCAGGCATTTGCGAGGGTAAGAAGACGCATTGACttcatccccacctcccaccagAGCATGCAAGCACTCAGCGAGTCTCATTTGATTTGTTTCTGCTTCAGACGTGTGTGTCTGCGCGTGTGTGCAAGCACGTGCCATGGTGCCCACATGGAGGTCAAGGACAACctgcaagagtcagttctctcctttgggtcccagggactgaactcaggccgtcAGACTGAGCAGTAAGCCCTTCCCCACGGAGCCATCACTATGGCCCTTGTTCAGTTTCTTTAATTGCACTCTGTGAGCCAGATGCCTTTTATAAGTCCACCCCTGAGCTTCCACTGAAACCGAGGAGTTGGGAAGATGAACTCTGGACAGCTGCTATGGAGTCAGACCCAAAGTACCCTGGGGCAAAGGCGAGGCAACCATTGTTGCCTCTGCAGACTGCTTTATGCTCccagtaatttttattttgtttttcattatgtgtgtgtggtgggaaggTTGTGCATGTGAGCtcaggtgtcctcagaggccagaggcatgggATCCTCTAGAGCTGTCTGTttgctgcccactgtgggtgctgggaactaaactcgggtcctctgcaagactggCACAAGCTCTCAActcctgagccgtctctccagccccaccagaataacatttaaaacacattttatggtTGGCTTTAATTTAAGGACACAAAATGGGTAGAACCTTCATTCTCAACCTGAATTTCAAAGAACTTAAAGCAATTTTGTGGAGCTAAAGCCGTAATTTTAGAGAACTTTACTTGGACCTTAGTATCCAAAGTGCTggtagctcagtgggcagagtgcttgcctagcatgcacaagcgCTTGGTTCATCCCCAGCATCATATAAATCAGACAGATAGATGcttgtcccagcacttgggagatggaggcaggaagaccaggtcCAAGGTCAAGCTTAGCTACACAGTGGtcgttcagggccagcctggatcACAGGAgagtctcagaaaagagaagtaGGCAAGGTTCCCATGAATGGTGCTNNNNNNNNNNNNNNNNNNNNNNNNNNNNNNNNNNNNNNNNNNNNNNNNNNNNNNNNNNNNNNNNNNNNNNNNNNNNNNNNNNNNNNNNNNNNNNNNNNNNNNNNNNNNNNNNNNNNNNNNNNNNNNNNNNNNNNNNNNNNNNNNNNNNNNNNNNNNNNNNNNNNNNNNNNNNNNNNNNNNNNNNNNNNNNNNNNNNNNNNNNNNNNNNNNNNNNNNNNNNNNNNNNNNNNNNNNNNNNNNNNNNNNNNNNNNNNNNNNNNNNNNNNNNNNNNNNNNNNNNNNNNNNNNNNNNNNNNNNNNNNNNNNNNNNNNNNNNNNNNNNNNNNNNNNNNNNNNNNNNNNNNNNNNNNNNNNNNNNNNNNNNNNNNNNNNNNNNNNNNNNNNNNNNNNNNNNNNNNNNNNNNNNNNNNNNNNNNNNNNNNNNNNNNNNNNNNNNNNNNNNNNNNNNNNNNNNNNNNNNNNNNNNNNNNNNNNNNNNNNNNNNNNNNNNNNNNNNNNNNNNNNNNNNNNNNNNNNNNNNNNNNNNNNNNNNNNNNNNNNNNNNNNNNNNNNNNNNNNNNNNNNNNNNNNNNNNNNNNNNNNNNNNNNNNNNNNNNNNNNNNNNNNNNNNNNNNNNNNNNNNNNNNNNNNNNNNNNNNNNNNNNNNNNNNNNNNNNNNNNNNNNNNNNNNNNNNNNNNNNNNNNNNNNNNNNNNNNNNNNNNNNNNNNNNNNNNNNNNNNNNNNNNNNNNNNNNNNNNNNNNNNNNNNNNNNNNNNNNNNNNNNNNNNNNNNNNNNNNNNNNNNNNNNNNNNNNNNNNNNNNNNNNNNNNNNNNNNNNNNNNNNNNNNNNNNNNNNNNNNNNNNNNNNNNNNNNNNNNNNNNNNNNNNNNNNNNNNNNNNNNNNNNNNNNNNNNNNNNNNNNNNNNNNNNNNNNNNNNNNNNNNNNNNNNNNNNNNNNNNNNNNNNNNNNNNNNNNNNNNNNNNNNNNNNNNNNNNNNNNNNNNNNNNNNNNNNNNNNNNNNNNNNNNNNNNNNNNNNNNNNNNNNNNNNNNNNNNNNNNNNNNNNNNNNNNNNNNNNNNNNNNNNNNNNNNNNNNNNNNNNNNNNNNNNNNNNNNNNNNNNNNNNNNNNNNNNNNNNNNNNNNNNNNNNNNNNNNNNNNNNNNNNNNNNNNNNNNNNNNNNNNNNNNNNNNNNNNNNNNNNNNNNNNNNNNNNNNNNNNNNNNNNNNNNNNNNNNNNNNNNNNNNNNNNNNNNNNNNNNNNNNNNNNNNNNNNNNNNNNNNNNNNNNNNNNNNNNNNNNNNNNNNNNNNNNNNNNNNNNNNNNNNNNNNNNNNNNNNNNNNNNNNNNNNNNNNNNNNNNNNNNNNNNNNNNNNNNNNNNNNNNNNNNNNNNNNNNNNNNNNNNNNNNNNNNNNNNNNNNNNNNNNNNNNNNNNNNNNNNNNNNNNNNNNNNNNNNNNNNNNNNNNNNNNNNNNNNNNNNNNNNNNNNNNNNNNNNNNNNNNNNNNNNNNNNNNNNNNNNNNNNNNNNNNNNNNNNNNNNNNNNNNNNNNNNNNNNNNNNNNNNNNNNNNNNNNNNNNNNNNNNNNNNNNNNNNNNNNNNNNNNNNNNNNNNNNNNNNNNNNNNNNNNNNNNNNNNNNNNNNNNNNNNNNNNNNNNNNNNNNNNNNNNNNNNNNNNNNNNNNNNNNNNNNNNNNNNNNNNNNNNNNNNNNNNNNNNNNNNNNNNNNNNNNNNNNNNNNNNNNNNNNNNNNNNNNNNNNNNNNNNNNNNNNNNNNNNNNNNNNNNNNNNNNNNNNNNNNNNNNNNNNNNNNNNNNNNNNNNNNNNNNNNNNNNNNNNNNNNNNNNNNNNNNNNNNNNNNNNNNNNNNNNNNNNNNNNNNNNNNNNNNNNNNNNNNNNNNNNNNNNNNNNNNNNNNNNNNNNNNNNNNNNNNNNNNNNNNNNNNNNNNNNNNNNNNNNNNNNNNNNNNNNNNNNNNNNNNNNNNNNNNNNNNNNNNNNNNNNNNNNNNNNNNNNNNNNNNNNNNNNNTTACATTTCTTTAACGATATAAACAATACTTCAGAACTTGATTCAAGAGTGTAAGCTCCTTCTCCAAGTATGGTGGgtcatacctgtaaccccagtatcCTGGGAGACCAAGAAATGAGTCAAGGTTAACTGGGCCTTACGGTGAGACAAAATGAGGGCAGTTATTGGATACTCAGTGTCGATGAGGAAGGGACTTTTCACTGTCATCTAACTTGGGGTAAACTGAATCCTAGGGGGTACATAATCTGCTCAGATCCCAAGAGAGATGGGCTAGCACCAGCTAAGCCCAGGGCCTTCTCTCAGCTGAGCTCACAGGGATAGGCAGAACCTCCTTACTGTCTTCCCACATCACTCACTGGCCTTCCAGCGTCTCCTGTGACACCATGTGTTGATTTATCCCTAGTCTCTGGTCCACAGTTTTCTCCTCAAAGCATACACACCATGGAAAGTAGAACTTCTTTTCCCTTTGGGGCTTAGAAACCCTCACCTTCCCCCACCTTCCTGGCCCAGAACTGGCTGTGAGGACCCTTGACTCACTTTGTGAGTACTGTGTACAGTGAGACCATGAGCTCTGCACCGCCcagtgcagacagacagaaccaCAGGGTTGTGGGAACCGTGAAGCCCGGCCAGAGCACTGGGAAGACACTGGGTCTGGTGGCTGGCCACAAAGCAGCAGTCTTGAGTACCGTGATTGACAGCTGAAGTGGATGCTGTAGGCTGAGACTTATGATTGACAGTTGAAGAGGATGGGTAGGCTTAGGTGCTTGTGATGGACCCTGGTAGTTCATGCAGGATGGACAGAAGAATTGACCATGTGGGAACTTGCAATGGGCAGCGGACTGGGATAAGGGagtgctcacagagatccatctgcctctctctctcaaatcctgggattaaaggtgtgtaccaccactgcctggcctctagtggcttagctttgcccttctgatctttaggcaagctttatttattaaaacataaataaaatatcactatacacaATACACTAAGAGATATTTCTGCCGTTATTCTtaagaatgaaaattaagaaaaaaggggCAACCTCCCAGAACAGAAATGAGCCTCACACCCAAGTGTGGGGAAAGGATTCATAGGAATCTCAGTTAAGTTCCCAGCATTGACTGTGTAAACAGTTTGGCGGCTCTCAAACTACAACTCAGAGGGTTGCTAGGAAACTCCTCCCCCACTATCACCACCATCTTGATAAGGGAGATGGCTCCGGGCCACCTTGGAGTGCACAAGGAAGTGAGGATGTATTTTAACTGTAGATGGAGTTCCTGGTGAGATTCCTGGAAAACTGAGGTTTCCTGCGGGCAAAGAAGCAGCTGATAACTGGGTCAAGGCTTCCAGCCAGACTTCTCAGTCAGACCCCCTCCACTTCACATCCCAGTAACtgcccttcctctccatccttcctcaaTATTGTACTTTGCCCAGAGATTGGATAAGACAGACACCACTGTGGAAGCTCAAGTTTTAATAATAATTCCAGGATTTAGCTTACTTGATCCTTTTAATAGTTAATTGAGAGATAAGGTTGTATATATTAAGACATTCATCTTTCTGATTTACATATAGTCATGGTCATTAAAGAAGTTTAATTAACACATTGTTCTCCTTCTAGGCTGTGCACCAGAGCCCAGAGGGGCTGAGAGAGAATCAGCTAGCCAGCATCTGCAGATTCAGGTCCCTGGTGACCTCTGTTCCATCTACTGCTCTGTTCTCATTGCTGGTTACTTGGTTGGTTGGACAGTAGGAAGGTCAGCCAGTTGGTTAGTTTGGGGGTGTTTtatgggtttggtttttgtttttaggatttgttgagtttatttcattttatcatttcatgtgtataagtgttttgcctgcatttctaTCTGTGTGTCATGgttgtgcctggtgccctcagaggccttctggatctcctgggactgaggttacagatggttgtgagtgtcctgtgggtgctgggaataaaccaggacctctgcaagagcagccagcgctctaaCCACTGTGCCACCTTTCCACCTCCATGGAGTCTTTAGTGTTGTGGTTGGCTGGTTGGTAGTTGGTTGATCTGTTAGTTGGTTGGTCAGTAGTTTGTTTGATCAGTTGATTGGTTGGTAGGTTGAATTGAGGTTTTGTTGTTCTTATGACTGGTTgattgcttggtttggtttgtccTCCTGTTGAtaatggttggttggttgctgtCAGCTGCTGTtctctgagacacagtctcacactgtagcccaggcgagcctcaaactcctgactcctgcctcagcttcctgagtactaaGGTTATATGCATGATCTACTACATTCAACCcaattttctgtttattcagcTGCTCCAGATTCCCCATATAAGTGATAGTGGCTGTAACGGTTTATATAAAATGCCACAGGTTCCCAAGTGGGCCAAGGGCCACGAGGGGCAGCGAATCCCAGGCAGCAGGGAGCcgcatggcaggtgagagacaaagatggataggcacaccatgcagagtgaggctggatatttatttagtggattatggaagggaaaggggagaagggaataatggagaaaaacagagaggcaTAGAGAGAACAAgcgatagagagagagagagacagagagagaagcaaagagagagagagggggagaggacaGGAGCtacagcagcagctacctctttgggagagagatggaaagaaagggctcagactggaagcagaaggaagatctgctgcctcaggaggtggggagaggtaGTAGGCATGGctcatctcttaaagggacaggatagatcattacatttccatttctttttaataataaaaaggcaggaggttaggcacaacagaTTAAAGGAATTGGGGGCGACGGATTCTCAAGATTACTTCTTGCTTATTTGTGGGCGTCGTCTTGGGGGTAACATGAGAAAGCTGGGAGCTGGTCACATCCTGgagtagctggtctctttgctcctgtatGATGCTTGtagtatggaaatgtctggtgtctcttacatctgtttaaggtattggcagaagagaggacaaagttaagtttaggggaaaaaatAGGAACAGGGAATTCAGAGGGGTAtttctgacctgtttaaggtggatccttcaattcaactccctggaactcacaagaattctttgggtttgtgaaaacagacaGTAACATACTTATATTGGAATGACTGTGACAGACGTTTTTtcataatgaaaagtatctttaaaactatggaaggcagcatgagagagattTGTTAACTTGTacttgaaatttgtttggtgaggctgtccttttaaacaacaaaacttttcagcagtcaaactgcatcagagatctttgagaaggatagaattttacttgagttactgatgaAAGAGCAACAGAGGACTTACTAGATTAGCACCTAGACTAACTCCTCATGGTCCTCCATGGTCCAACTTGTTGGACCACAAGTTTTATTGAGGTTCCCTACAGGAGTAGAAATGACTcacagacagctgcatcaccaaagcccaccccagcatgtaAGACATCTCACAAAGCCAGGGGCCTGGAGTGTACTGCACAGCCTGCTGTAGCCTGACAGCTTGGAGAGAGTCCTTCTAGGTGCCTCAGATGGGCTGAACCTCTTCCTCGAGCTcagctggtctctgtctctcagcagGTCTAATACCTTATGCCCACTTGAGGAGGGAGGGGTCTAGTCAACCTTGCTGCTTTGGAGGACTTCCTGAAGTTTGAGTTTGTTTACTTCCTGTGCTTGCCTAAGGGTTTCCagcttttgagttgtttactttctgtgCTTGCCTAAGGGTTCCCCTAGGGGCCAGGAAGTTCTCATCTCAAAGGAACCTTCCACAGGGTGTCCATTTTGATGTGCCTCCACACCCACTTCTCAATGGACTTTTTGATAGGCATTTTTCCAAGAGGCTGAATACCATTCTCACGAATGTCCTGATCTCTTGTCTTCTTCTGAGAACTAACTGTTCACCCCTTGCCCCTGTGTGCACTGGCTGCTGTGTTTCCTTGTTTGATGGTTTGGAGTCCCTCATATATGTCAGGCAGATGCTGGCAAAGACTTCCCATGCCATGGGCAACTTATTCCTCCTGCAGGTCTGTTTCATTCCCTCTGCTGTATAAACACTTTCCAAATTGACGAATCTCCTTTGTTGGGTTTATGGAAGAAGagagtgggttttgttttattttttacttatttattatttatttatttgttgctttctTGTTCTTATCTCCCCAAAGGGGCTCTGGGCCTTCTGGAATCATCTCTGTCTTTTTCATCCCcagttttcctttatgttttagatttattttgtatgtgtatgtgggtgtatctgtatgtgggtgtgggcacacatgtgcagtgccccaagaggccagaagaaggcattgagtcccctgtagctggagttgcaggcagtttgaagccaccatgtgggtactgggaacctaaCTCCAGTCTCGgacaagagcaacaagcactcttgaCCAGAGAATTATCTTTCCTGCCCTGACCCCAGGTTTCCAGGCCTCCTTCAATGGCTAAGACCTTGTAAGAGTAAATAACTGTTACTAAGAGAGTGAGTGATTTGAAGTCTTAGTATAACGATAGCACAGAGGGgaagaaatctgaaacatttctattttttatatacCTTAAATCACTTTCTCATGCCTTTATACCATACCTTTAGATACCTTAAATCACTTTCTCATGCCTTTACACCATACATTTATATACCttaaattactttctttctttttttaaagatgtatttatttattaggtatagtgttctgcctgcatgtatgcttgcaggccagaggagggcaccagatctgtGAGCTGGGATGTGTTAgctaggaattgaacacaggacctctggaagagcagccaatgctcttaacatctgagccatccctccagcccttaaATTACTTTCTTAGACCCTTACAACTAACATAAattttaaaccttttctttctatCCAATCATTTACCATGGTtgattgttgacagaggtttctgtcctacccaatcctgcagccattcattcccaaagaaacacacagaggcctacaatACTacaaattggttggcctattatctcaggctttcttattaactaactcttccatcttatattaacccataattctctctgtgttagccacatggcttggtgaaacagtctcatcttgctttctctgtgtttgggtgacaaacgcagactgagcctttcctcttccccgaATTTTCCTCTTCTGGTCACCCTGTATATACTTCCTACCTTGTTACGGGCCaagcagcattttattagaccaatacaagtgacaaatctttacagggtacaagatcattgtcccacagcagctgaTTACTGAGAGTAAACACTGCAAAACacgtaccttttttttttaaaaaaaaaaaaaggaataaaaaagccTACATTGAGCCAggttatggtggcacacaccttcaatctcagcactcaggaggcaggtggatctctgtgcgttcaaggctggcctagtctacagagtgagtttcaggacagctagggacacacagagaaaccctgtctcaaaaaaaaaaaaaaagaaagaaagaaagagagggggcggaaggaaggagggaggaagaaaggaaggaaggaaggaaggaaggaaggaaggaaggaaggaaggaaggaaggaaggaaggaaggaagaaagaaagagaaagaaaccaaaacacagaCCTAACATTTCTTGGGGGATCAAACATAAGTATAGAGGATCAGGCAGCAGCGTTTCCGGAAGCCTCGCCCACAGTGGTGGCACCTCTCTGGAGTTGTCAGTGCTGTGTCATGTCCTGTCACTGTCAGCATCTGTCCCACGGCCAGTGTTAACACTTCACTGCTTCTAAAACTGCGATGGGGCCTTTTCAGTCTTGGCTGCACTTCCTGGGCTTGGGAGTTTCCAGAGGGAATGTTTCAGTTGGGAGGATACAGCTGCATGGCAGAACGGCTTGGGAAAGGGTAACCAAAAGGCAATGGTAAGAAGCCAATGCATTCAATGATTTGAAGTTGAAAGttcaaataaaacaagacaaaagaaacagaagtggagAGTGGACAGCAGTTAAGCAAAGGAAAATGTGACCAGAGGCTTTGGTGGGGGATACCCACCTTGACAAGGGTGTGAAGTCcgaagacagcttgcaggagccGGTTCTCTCCCGCCACCATGTTGTTTCTCAGGGCTTGAACTCAAACTTGTCACCAAGCATCTCCACCCTCTGACTCATCTCACTAGGCCTTTGccaaaagttattattattatagtcaatttattcattttatatcatgtgcatgtgtgtgtgtgtgtgctctcagaGACCAGAGGTGTCTGATCTCTTGATGCTGAAGATACAAGGGATTGGGAGACACCAGGTGTGGGTTCTAagaaccaaactcgggtcttctggaagagcagcacatgcccttcactgagccatctctccagccctaagccaGAGGTTTCTGATGAAGCTTAGCAGAGCTGCGTTAgaggaaaacaagacagagagGCTGGAGGGATCCAGGGTAAAGGCATGGTGACCCGGTGTCACGTGGTCTGCAGGGAGACCCTTACGTCCACGGGTCCCACCTCCTGTGGACACATGGCAAAGCAGGTGTGTGTCCTGTGCTCCAAAGGCCAGCATGCCTGTGTTTCTGGGTGTGTCCCCACCACTGTAACAGGTGCATCTTCAGCACAGACGTGTTCAGTGCTGGAGGTGAGAAGTAGAAACACCACTGCCAGGTGCTCCAAGATCGAGGGGAAAGGAGGCTGGTGGATGTGTGGCCATGCATTTATACACTAAACATAACGCATCTGCCCTGAGCTAACTGTGGGCTGGGAGAGGACTCTGTTATAAAATGTTTGAtatacaaacatgaggactgaATTCAGTCCCTGAGACACGCATCataagagagagaactgactcctccaagTTGCACTCTGGCtaccatgtgtgcatgtatgcaaaaccaggggggaggagagggagagagagtgggagaaagagaaaaaaaaacagacacggCGGCAGAAGGTTATAATCCCACCTCTGGGGAGAAAAAACCAGGCTGGTTCCTTGACTTGCTGACCAGCCTCCCTGCTTGGGGAGCTCCAAGCTGGGGAAAGACCTCATATCAAAAACCAAAATGGAGAATACAGCCCCTGAGAAACAACACCCAACATTGACatctagcctacacacacacaacacacacacatatacatacacacatgcacacacacatacacacatacacatacacacaacagaaaCTTAATAAGCAGGCTGGTATTGTATCTCCTCTATCACTGGGAACACTTAGTCCAACCTGCAGACTCTCCTTCTCTCTTGAACCATCCCAAATATTCCATTTCTGACTGTTATTGATTTTCAGATCTTATCGCTGACAACGGTATGGAAATGAGTCTTTCTTCACGGTTCCAGACATGTCTTGACCTACCTACATCATCTTGGACAAGGTCTCCCTACTTCGAATCTTGACCTCTTCAAAATCCCACACCTGATTCAGCCCCAGGGGTCTGGTGAGCTGTGTCCTCTGATCTCCCACTGCGGCTGTCTTGTGCACTTTAGCTTAGTGACAGACTTCAGTTGTAAATATTGTTAGATTGCACTTGCTTGAGAGGTACTGTGATGATATCTCTCAGATACCAGGGTGGAATTCTCTGTGTTCTGATCATAGGTGGATTTTAGGCAGCGCTCCACCCCTaagccacaccctagcccctaGGGGATCCCCCTAGGGGATCCTAGACAAGGGGCTCCATCTCCAGTCACAGCCCCAGCCACTCTCGGGATTAAGGGCAGGGGCTCCATCCCTGAACCATGCCCTCAGCCCCTctctggggattctaggcagaggctcaaCCCCTGAGCCATGCCCCCAGCCCCTAACTTGAGCTGAGTCTGGATTTATTCATAAATTTTCATCCCCTTTTTAGTGAGACtccagtggggagggggaggcctCCACCGAACAGTTGCAGTATGATGTAAAATTATTCTTCTGGGACCCTTAACAAATCAAATCACCTGCGCTTCACTCTGGGAGGATGTGGGCATCAAATGTGTCAACAACCTCAGATTTTACCCTCGTGGGGCTCTTCAGCCACACAAGACCTCAtctcatcctcttcttcctcgtGGCCACCATGTTCACCACAGGACTGCTAGGCaacaccatactgattttccTGATGGCCACAGACTCCAgactccacacacccatgtacttcctGCTCAGCCAGCTCTCACTTCTGGATATTGGCTTCCCACTGGTCACCATTCCCAAGATGGTGGCTGACTTCCTGCAGGAAAGAAACGTCATAACCTTCGGGGGATGCGCCACCCAGATGTTCTTCCTCATGCTCATGGGTGTCTCTGAGGgcgtccttctttccttcatgtctTATGACCGCTACGTGGCTGTGTGCCACCCCCTGCATTACCAGGTGCTCATGCGAGGCCAGGTGTGTCTGGTGATGGTGGGCGCATCCTGGTTCTCAGGTGCACTTGTGGCCTCCATCCAAACCTCCATCACCCTGAGGTTCCCCTACTGTGCCTCACACACAGTGGACCACTTCTTCTGTGAGCTGCCAGCACTCCTCAAGCTGTCATGCGCAGACACATCCGCCTATGAGTTGGCACTATCCGTCTCCGGGGTGCTGATCTTACTGTTGCCCCTGTCTCTCGTCTTTACCTCCTACGGCCATGTTCTGGGGGCTGTGCTGCGCATGCGCTCAGCCGAAGCTAGACACAAGGCTTTCACCACATGCTCGTCACACATGGCTGTAGTGGGTCTCTTTTACGGGGCAGCCGTGTTCATGTACATGGTCCCGGGCAGCTACCACAGCCCACAACAGGATAATATGGTATCCCTGTTCTACAGCCTCATCACACCCACCCTCAACCCCctcatctacagcctgaggaacagagAAGTCCGAATGGCCTTCGTCAAGGCCATGGGCAGGGCAAACTTCAGGGTGAAGCAGTGACGTTCTGGGATGCTGGTTTTCCCAGGAGTCCTTCTGTAAGGCTGGATACATGCGTGGTTTACTGCAACTGGCCAGCTGCCTCCTCCAGGGTGCACTTTTCCCTTCTGTGTGAAAGCTAGAAGTTACACTCCAGCTTGGGGTGCATGCCTCTCATCCCTGCACTAGTACAGGGGCGCCAAGACAGGAAGGGTACCTCAAGTTTCTGCCAGCATGGGACACATAGCAAGAAgctgccttaaaaaaaatacatttagccaggcagtgggggcacatacttttaatcccagcactcagaaaacagaggcaggtgaacctctatgagttcaaggccgactggtctacagagtgagttccaggacagccagaaatcctaagactgagaaatcctgtctcaaaaaaaaataataataataacaagagtaataataataataatgcattaATGGGAAGGCAGGTGAGTCAGCCATTTAGAGCACCTGCTGGTCCTGTAAGGACCTgtgttgggttcccagcacccacgtcacacagctcacagccgtctgtaactccagctccaggaggtccAATTCTCTCCTCCGGCCTCcttgggcacccacacacatatggcacatacacacataataaatgttttgtaaattatttaaataggAGGGCAAATGTTTTAGGCTGTACAGGTGAaacacctgtcaccccagcactggagaggtggaggcaggaggattgagattTC
Encoded proteins:
- the LOC101987026 gene encoding olfactory receptor 2Z1 produces the protein MWASNVSTTSDFTLVGLFSHTRPHLILFFLVATMFTTGLLGNTILIFLMATDSRLHTPMYFLLSQLSLLDIGFPLVTIPKMVADFLQERNVITFGGCATQMFFLMLMGVSEGVLLSFMSYDRYVAVCHPLHYQVLMRGQVCLVMVGASWFSGALVASIQTSITLRFPYCASHTVDHFFCELPALLKLSCADTSAYELALSVSGVLILLLPLSLVFTSYGHVLGAVLRMRSAEARHKAFTTCSSHMAVVGLFYGAAVFMYMVPGSYHSPQQDNMVSLFYSLITPTLNPLIYSLRNREVRMAFVKAMGRANFRVKQ